Within the Solenopsis invicta isolate M01_SB chromosome 11, UNIL_Sinv_3.0, whole genome shotgun sequence genome, the region TTATCGTACAACTAtcgttaatagaaaaatttgtattgcttTGTGCGGCTCGGCTCACTAGTTCCCATAAGTCTATATACTGAAAATCGCGTACATAGCGGAAAGATAACCACACTGGACCAAGTGAAAAAGTATCGGCTGTAAATGTTACACCTATGTAATCGTCAGGATCACTCGAATTTGTAAGATATACGTGTATTTCTACAAGTACTTTATCCAGCCACATTAATGGATCGGTAGCCTCTGGAGCCTGACAAATAACGAGCGTTATTTCACGACCGTACGCATCAAACCGTTGGAAATATCGTTGGTTCTCGTtcgatatattaaatgttattgggTCTCCGACTTCATTTTGAGCTGTTATTGGCTCTGACTTCATTTCGAGCGTGTTGTAACGCGTCTCTTTCTTCAATAGGATCCACATCTATCACGCCTTCTCTCCTAATCTCGTGCAACTCTTCTTTTTCCACCACTTCTACAGCAGTAGAGCGACCACACCCCACTTGCATTGATGATATACCTGTAGTAATACATTAATGatcactattttaatttttctacaagttttttttaatgtgtttattactAACTTAATCTTCAAGGTGTTTAAACGAGTTTACGACCTCCGTCGTATGACTCACAGGTACAGACCCTGCatcatacaaattatttatttatttatttatttatttatttaacaataaaacataaatatcttACCGTTATTAATATCGGTGACCTCGTCTGTTATTGTCGTAGACTCCACTAAAGAGGTGTCTTGTATATCATCATCGTTCTGCACCATTTCCAACGATTTGTCTGTTATTGTCACGGGTCTAACCATAGAGATACTCTGTATAGCATCAACGCCCCGTTCCATTTCCAACGATAGTTCCTGAGAAAACCGCGGAAACTCTGACCATACCCACCCAATATCATTCATTAGAAGCTTGTTAGatataactaattttatatactcagcaataaaaaattgaaacttcataccattattattatcagcGCAAACGGCGTTATTAATTAAGCCGACATCTTGTACAGCGTCAAATGGTTTTTCATTAACGTAACCACTCTGTATCGTTTCTAACGCCGTTGGTTGAGGAAGTTTTAGAAATTCCTGCCACAGCCATCCTCCACCCtccattaaaaattcattagagTTGTCACGATCATTATTTATATCGTGTTTGTTTTCCTCATTAATCGTACCAGTATTATCCGTAATATCTGCAGTGTTAGCAGTGTTATCAGTGATGCTATTTTCACCGATTAATTCGTTATTGTTAGGGCTCGTGGTTGGAATACAGTTTTCAAATTGCTCGATACACTCAATTAGAAATGTATCGTCCTCGTCATTCGCTAGCATCTCTTGTATgtctaataaaatgtaatatctatTATGTCGATTACTCTCTTCCCTCCTCTTTCTTGATACGTTAAGATGAGCGAATTGCAGCCAACTTCTGCAAATTTGTTATACTTACAACGTCGTTCATCATACCtggatacaatatttttaacgtaaGCCGTATTGTGTAAGTCACGTCGCACAATctcgttataaataatatgtaggaTGTCACGATCACCAGAGAACAATCCgcgattaaaacattttataatattacgtaaagtggtgtgatttattaaaaatttaaatttttttaataaagtttgtcGTGAATCACTCCGTAAATGTGTACACCAGGCTCTATTACAAACACGGCGTAAATACGAAGAGCGCGGTATTAAAACTCtctgtactttaattattatttcgcgGAGATTCATTTTACCGCAGAACTTTATTCGCTCAAAGTTCTCGATATACTGAATGTTACAAAATGCTCTCTAACGAGTTATAAGATTTCTGCAGCATCAGCTGATTCTCAGGATTTCTACTCGCTAGTTTTTTTGATGACAAGACATCGCAGACATCTCCGGAACGGGctgtataaagttttatatctgaatacattttttgtaacacggaaacaataatagtaataaaatagattcttCCTTCTCAGGCTATTCATTCACCTCCACCGACACATCTATCGGTGTCCTCTTCCCTACAGCTCAGCCTCAGCCGCAGTCTCAGCATCCTGAGCGAGGTTAGAGTGAATGGTGTCAATTATATCTGATGCAGcgttttttaataactaactaGATAAATAGTtagatagataataaaataaattagattaaggatagaatttatcatttaaaaatataatacaggatataaggaaaagatattatattattaacggttttaaatcaattctaatattaacgtttttgatatcgtttatttgttatttgtctatctattaaataaaaacgctgCTTTGCTTCACACATGATGTACAAGCCCAAACGATGACGTAATAATGTATGGGATACTCGTTTTTTATCGCGAGACGTGTAGCAGGCGGTTTCATATTACCTAACGCGTGCATGTGTTTGCCTTTATGTGTTAACTTTGGGGAGTCCGGATTTGCGGCACTATGGTATATTAAGATTTATAGATAATCCTTCTGCCCCACTATTGCACCGATCTTCAGTGTATAAGATCGACAGCACAGCGTTCATTAGACGTTTGTTAATTAAGCTAATAAGTACCTTGCGATATATTGTACAGTGACTAACGACATGGCAAAACGAAAAACGGATAGCAGCTGTACCAATACCGAATCATGTAAAACAAGTAATTCGTGCAAATTTGTAGAGAAACAACTTCTTCTacctacaatatataaattaaatctttcttttgGTAAGAAAGTAATTATCGGATTTGAAGAGGATGAACAAAGTGGTGATTTATATCCAGCGGCTCGTTTAAtcggaaaagattttattggcgtgtcatttaaaacaaatgcctggtataatttccaaaaagattttaacaCTATATCCGAATATTTTGATACGACTGATGACGTGGCTGAGAAAATGCGTGATcagcaatttataaaagaagatttcTTACTACTATTCACAATTTCATATGGTCAACGATCTATAATTATTGAGGGTTTGCAAAACTACTGCAGGGAAGAGCCTGATATACAAAATCGTCAAGACGCtgcaaaaaagagaagaaaatttaaccCCTGGGCAATAATAATCCAAAAAAACacttttgataatcttaaagaaATATGTGTATGCATTAATGAACGCTTGAAAAAACTTGAAGCAATCACTGAATGCgtcaattattgtaaagatattttaatcaagcGGATAAATATAGAAgtgtcaaaaaatgattttaaaatggatttacATTCCGTAacgcattttattaaaactgtacgtagtattcttgaaaaacagatttgtaacgaagtaaatatatttatgatcgCATATTCTAGTATATTTGCCGAGCAAGAATTCCACATTATTTTTTTCGAGCTAATAACGATATACAGAACTTACAAAGTtatcaagtaaatatatataacttggtacattatataactttttaggcatatttgttacttaataataataattattgttatttacagtGCTGCGATCAATACATCGGTTTTAGAGTAAATAAACCTGGTTACGCCGCTGTGTTCATGTATATAATACCTGGATACCGAGCATGCTTTCCAACtggctaaaaaaattaatttataaaaattactttgattattaaacaaactacataaattactatatttttaagaatatataataaatatatatgtttaataaatgtttaataattgtgtatttttaaaaaacaacctCTCATAAATTAGCTTAAAAACAGTTATAAgtcttaagaaattaaaaattcaaaattggtcgatagtaaagtagtagtagtagtagtagtagtaagtaTTCCCTCTGTATaatcgtaaatttattaaagctcTAGCATTAATAAGATCAAAATAAGATAACAACACCGATCACGCTGTTGTGGGCAGCTATCTGCGGTGGTAGTGGTGATGGTGGGGAGAGATCGACGAGTAGTATCACTATGGGGAGACGACTGTGATGCTGTGCGCCGTGATAAGAAAAGTGGGGGCACGGCGCCAGTGAGTCACAGTCGTCTACCCATAGTGGTACTAGCCTACTTACGCAGTACTATGATCGGTACGCAGCTCGAGAAATCCGGAGCTGTGCTCAGGCGGTGGTCGAGACGCGGATCTCAATTCGCCATctaaacgcgcggacggacgcgatACAGAAATTCGGAacttaaagatatatatatcgACTCGGCATACGCGGTATGGGAAGCTATTTACAAATGCTGGGGCGTACGCGGTATGGGAATCTATTTACACAGGCTTCGGCGAGCGCACTTGTCGCGCGAGACGCGGTTCGCAAAACTTCGTCGGGTGTTTTTTTCCGAATCGCGGCGGCCTTGCTATTGTGGCCGTGACGCTCGTGTGAGATGCGGTGCGGTGAGagcggcgcgtacacggatccgtgcgtTGTTGTCGATTTgtcgcgcggcccgtcgcgaggcggttaataccgcgagtgATCACCGGAAGACaccccctcacgccaagtgcgcttggtggaggcacggagcaccgtacctcCGTACGTGAAGTGATGTCGGACTCGGGAGGCTGGATGGAAAATCGCATTCGCGTCAAGTGGCTTGACAGGGCCCAAATTATTCGAGCTCAGGTCGACGAGTCGGGAAACGGAGTTAGGATCGGAGGCGGAAGCGGTTGCTAGCTAAGTGGCTTTgcggagaccgaggcgctcgatctcgatGGCAACCTATGACTCCTagtcggcggaccggccagaagcgaATAAGGTGcctgcctccggcgaacgtcgccttatatacccgagcaTCGAGGCGAgggaaactattgacgttttcagcgagaattgcaaatgaatcgttatctatgcgatatctcacgtgttttacgttaaattgcttcaaacaagcgttgatatgcatgagaaacgtaactattgtatTACCCACCGTgaatagcaaatgaatcgttatctatgtgatatctcacgtgttttacgttaataagcgtcgaacaagcatagatatgcatcagaaacataactattgatgttcccagcgcgaattgcattgaatcgctTTCTATGCGaattctcacgtgttttacgttaaaatgcttcaaacaagcgttgatctgcatcagaaacgtaactattgaatttcccagcgcgagttgcaaatgaatcgttatctatgcgatatctcacttgttttacgttaataagcgtcgaacaagcatagatctgcatcagaaacataactattgatgttcccagcgccaattgcaaacgaatcgctatctgtgcgatatctcacgtgttttaccttaaaatgcttcaaaaagcgtggatcttcatcagaaacgtaactattaaatttcccagcgcgaaatgcaaatgaatcgttatctctgtgatatctcacgtgttttacgttaataagcgtcgaacaagcatagactgcataagaaacataactattgatttttcccagcgggaattgcaaacgaatcgctatcaatgcgatatctcacgtgttttacgttgaaatgcttcaaacaagcgtagatcttcatcagaaacaaaaatattgacgtttacagcgagaattgcaaatgaaacgttatctatgcgatatctcacgtgttttacgttaaaaagcgtcaaacaagcgttgatctgcatcataaacgaatctattgaatttgcctgcgcgaattgcaaatgaatcgttatctatgcgatatctcacttgttttacgttaataagcgttgaacaagcatagatctgcatcagaaacataactattgatgttcccagcgcgaattgcaaacgaatcgctatctattcgatatctcacgtgttttccgttaaaatgcttcaaacaagtgtggatctttatcagaaacgaaaattatgacatttacagcgagaattgcaaaagaatcgtcatctatgcgatatctcatgtgttttacgttaaaatgcttcaaacaagcgttgatctgcatgagaaacgtaactattgaattacccagcgcgaattgcaaatgaatcgttacctatgtgatatctcacgtgttttacgttaataagcgtcgaacaagcgttgatctgcatcagaaacataactattgatgatcccagcgcgaattgcaaacgaatcgctgtctatgcgatatctcacgtgttttacgttaaaaagcgtcaaacaagcgtggatcttcatcagaaacgaaactattgacgtttacagcgagaattgcaaattaatcgttatctatgcgatatctcacgtgttttacgttaaaaagcgtcaaacaatcgttaatccgcatcagaaacgaaactattgaaattcccagcgcgaattgcaaattaatcgttatctatgcgatatctcacgtattttacgttaaaaagcgtcgaacaaacgttgatctgcatcagaaacataactattgaagttccaagcacaaattgcaaataaatcgttatctatgcgatatcatacgtgttttacgttaagaagcgtcaaacaagcgtggatctgcatcagaaacgaaactattgaagttccctgcgcgaattgcaaatgaatctttatctatgcgataactcacgtgttttacgttaaaatgcgtcgaacaagcgtggatcttcatcagaaatataactattgacgttccctgcgcgaattgcaaatgaatcgatatctatgcgatatcttacgtgttttacgttaaaaagcttcaaacaagcgtggatctgcatcagaaacgttactattgaatttcccagcccgaattgcaaatgaatcgttatctatgcgatatctcacgtgttttacgttaaaaagcgtcgaacaagcgttgatctgcatcagaaacataactattgaagatcccagcgcgaattgcaaacgaatcgctatctatgcgatatctcacgtgttttacgttaaaaagcgtcaaacatgCGTGGattttcatcagaaacgaaactattgacgtttacagcgagaattgcaaattaatcgttatctatgcgatatctcacgtgttttacgttaaaaagcgtcaaacaagcgttgatctgcatcagaaacgaaactattgaagttccctgcgcgaattgcaaatgattcgttatctatgcgataactcacgtgttttacgttaaaatgcgtcgaacaagcgtggatcttcatcagaaacataactattgaagttcccagcgcgaattgcaaacgaatc harbors:
- the LOC120359016 gene encoding uncharacterized protein LOC120359016, giving the protein MLANDEDDTFLIECIEQFENCIPTTSPNNNELIGENSITDNTANTADITDNTGTINEENKHDINNDRDNSNEFLMEGGGWLWQEFLKLPQPTALETIQSGYVNEKPFDAVQDVGLINNAVCADNNNEFPRFSQELSLEMERGVDAIQSISMVRPVTITDKSLEMVQNDDDIQDTSLVESTTITDEVTDINNGKIFMFYC